A window of Nitratireductor kimnyeongensis genomic DNA:
CGTGGCGGGCCAACGCCCATGCGCCGCCAATGGTGGGCGCCAGCGCCAGTCGCGCGGTGAGGCCGAAACCGTCGAGTTTTCTGGCCAGCGTGTCCACCAATGCGGCCTCACCGCCGAAGAGATGGGCGCAGCCGGTGATATCCAGACTGACGCCGTCGGGGAAATCAGGCCGCGTGAAGGGTGAAAAACACTGACACCAGAGCGCCAGGCGGATGAGCGCGCGCTCGTCACCCTGAAGATCGGCATGAGCGACCTTCAGGGCAGGGTGAATGGCGCGCGCATCCGCCAGCGCCATGCCTGGCGAAAAGCCGAGCGCGCCGGCTGCCCGGTTGAGAGCGGTGATGCGCTGTCCATTGTCCGTGGTGGAGACGAGGACCAGCGGCTCTTCATTACGAGGCTTCTGCCCATCTCCGGGAGGCCTCACTCTGCCAGAACGCATGGTCCGGCGCTCGATCGGCCAGCGGGGCAGGAAGACGGAAAGAAAGCGTTTCATGATCCCACTCCACATCCCAGTGTTGCGATAAACGGCGGGAGAGACCTTGTCTGCATTTGAGAAGCTGAAGCCGCCATTGAGGCGCGCCAGGCCCAGCTTGACCTGGATAGAGCGTATGGCTGGGCAGAGTGCTGACGGACCAGCGGGTTTCAGCGGCGGTGTTTTCGGCGCAGGCCTGGCGACCGCGCATGAGGAGGGCCGTGACGCCATGGCGTGCCGCTCGCAGGCCAAGCCGGCGGCTGGCGGCGAAATCGTAGGCCCGGGCCTTGTCCGGCAAGAGGCCGGCGACGGCGGCAAGAGGGGCGTGGGAGAGCCCTTCTTCAAGCGCCCAAAGCACATCGATCGGCTTGTGCGCCTCCACCTGGATCATTCGGTTGGGGTCGAGCCCGAGCGCTGCAAGCCCGGGCGGGTAGAGCGCGCCCTCACGATTGGCTATATGGTCCGGCACCACCCACAATATCTTTCCCGGGCGCTGGCGCAGAAGCCGCGCCAGAAGACAGATACCGAAGCCGATTCCGGCAGTGAAATCGCCATGGTTGGCTGGCAGGATCTCGTGCAAGGCGCCAGTTTTGAGACCATGGCCGGGCAGGGCGTTGTCAAGCGCTTCCGGCCCGAGCGGAAGAGAGGGGCGGGGCGCTGAAGCAAACCTTTCCTGAGGGGCAATGCGGCTGCGCAGGGCCTCAAGAACACTGCCCGTTTTTTCGGGCGGCGTAGCGGTGAACCCCTCCCTGCCGGTATGCTGAACCGGGCTGGCACCAGGGGGAAGAGTTTCCTGAGCCAGCTTCATTTCAACGGCCTGTTTCATGGCGCAGCCTCCGAGCGTAGGCCGAAAGGCGTGGCAGGTCCCATGGAGCTTTGCGCCATTGGCCGCATCGTCGATTTTCCCGGATTCAAGTTTTCAGCATTCGCCTTCAGAAGGCTGATTGGATTCACCTTTTCTCTCTTGTCAGGAAGGGGCAGCGGCATGTGAAGAAAGTCTTCCAGAAGACGGTCAGGCCGGTGTGTCGGGTTGCGGACACCATGGACGCAAAGCCTGGCGAAAGGGCAGGCCACCCTGTTTTTTCTGGCGCAAAAGTTTCGCCCAAGATCCTGCATCAGAATGTGGTGCTGTTCGGTCTCTCCCGCTCCCCACCGGTCAGGAACCTGCCGGTTGAGAAGGCGAACCGACCGTTCCGGCGACGCGCGTTCGGGGACGAGGCCAAGACAGCGGGCGGCACGCCAGTGGGCGGTGTCGACGACGAGGATGCGCTTTCGCAATGTGCTCATGTTGAGAGTGGCCGTGCTGGTCTTGGGGCCGACGCCATAAAGACGTTCCAGCCAGACGAGCGCATCATCGACCGGCCATTCGTGCAGAAAATCGAGGCTGAGATCGCCGCTCAGGCTGGCGATTTCCTGCAGGGCGCGAGGCAGGGCAACGGCTTTGCGATCGGCATGGGTGATGCCTTCGAGCAGGGGATCCAACTCGTGAAAGGAAGCTTCGGCCAACCGGACCCAGGAGCCCTTGAGCCTTGTCACTTCGAAATGTTCGACAAGTCTTACAAACACAGCCAATGCTGTCTCATTGCGTGTTCTGGCGCTAAGCATGGCCAGAAGCATTTGACTGACCGGATCGAGACGCGCGAAAGCCTCGGGCGGTCCGAAGACAGCCAGCAAGCGCTGATGGAGACTTTCGAGTCGGTCGAAAGGCACAAGAGGCAGGGTGTATTGCATCCCCACACAATAAGAACAAAAAGAGAACAAATCAATCGTTCTATGTCCCCGGAATGGGACTGTGTGGAGAAATAAAAAGCCGCCAGACGCTCGGCCCCACGGCAGGCACGAACTGTCTGACGGCTTACTCCAGCGCTCTTATGGCGTTTTCCTGGAGAGTCCCCTCCGGACTCACAGGAAGAGAAGCATCAAGCGTGCCAAACTCGCGCCATGCCGGTTTTCCGCGGTTTTTCATGGAGTTGGCGAGATGCGGCTGGTTGTATGAAACGTGTTTTGACCGTTGTGCTGATGCGCAGGCGGGCACGTTGCCCAGAATAGAGGCAGGACGTCCTTTCCGTACCGGAAAAGCTTTCAGTTTCAGACAGCCACTTCCAAACGGTTGCGTCCGGTGGATTTGGCGCGGTTGAGCGCCGTATCCGCCTGCCCCAGCGCGATCCAGAAGCTTTCCTTGCGCGGCAGCGGCGTGTGCAGCCCTACACTGACAGTGAGCTCAATCTCGATGCCGTCGAGATGAAATGGTGTCTCGGCAACCGCTTTTTGGATGCGCTCTGCTAGCCCGAGGGCGCGTTCAGCATCGTAAGCCGGCAGAACCAGCGCAATGGCCTGACCGCCAAAGCTTGCCACCATGTCGGTCTGCCGGACAGCGGACTGAACGACTGAAGCCACATGACGCAATGTCTGCTCGCCGGCCGCATGACCATGCGCTTCCACCACCTGGTCAAAGGCATCGATATCGATCAGAGCCATGGAGTAGGGCTGTCCCGCCCAGTTCATGGCGGCTGCGAGTTCTGGCCCAAGCTTGTCGAAGACCCGTCTGTTCAATAGCCCCGTGGCGGTATCCGTGGTTCCCAATGGTGCCTCCTTCAAGCGCTGCGGGCCGACATGCGAGCGCTGCAATTCGAGAATGCGGCCAACGACCACCGCTGCGATGACATTGGCGACAATAGCAACAGGTGCGACTTCCCCCAAGACCTTCATGGCGATTTCCCTCGGCAAAAGAAAGACCGAGATCAATGCAACTGATGTCAATAGCCCGACACCGGCCAGGGCAGGCATCGACACCCGGCGTCCTTTCACCATCTGGGCAAAGGCGACACTGACAACACTGCAGATCAAAACCGAGAGCACACCGCTTGTCACCGCA
This region includes:
- a CDS encoding ImuA family protein gives rise to the protein MKQAVEMKLAQETLPPGASPVQHTGREGFTATPPEKTGSVLEALRSRIAPQERFASAPRPSLPLGPEALDNALPGHGLKTGALHEILPANHGDFTAGIGFGICLLARLLRQRPGKILWVVPDHIANREGALYPPGLAALGLDPNRMIQVEAHKPIDVLWALEEGLSHAPLAAVAGLLPDKARAYDFAASRRLGLRAARHGVTALLMRGRQACAENTAAETRWSVSTLPSHTLYPGQAGPGAPQWRLQLLKCRQGLSRRLSQHWDVEWDHETLSFRLPAPLADRAPDHAFWQSEASRRWAEAS
- a CDS encoding endonuclease III domain-containing protein, which produces MQYTLPLVPFDRLESLHQRLLAVFGPPEAFARLDPVSQMLLAMLSARTRNETALAVFVRLVEHFEVTRLKGSWVRLAEASFHELDPLLEGITHADRKAVALPRALQEIASLSGDLSLDFLHEWPVDDALVWLERLYGVGPKTSTATLNMSTLRKRILVVDTAHWRAARCLGLVPERASPERSVRLLNRQVPDRWGAGETEQHHILMQDLGRNFCARKNRVACPFARLCVHGVRNPTHRPDRLLEDFLHMPLPLPDKREKVNPISLLKANAENLNPGKSTMRPMAQSSMGPATPFGLRSEAAP
- a CDS encoding GGDEF domain-containing protein, with the translated sequence MDMLSLAPEFLQGLGAAVVAALLYERVVGLSLTSVQRHLLVSVLFSLGAIGPAFFSASSSGISFDIGNVFVVLAMTYGGWIALTASTAVAVLGRLWLGGTAVTSGVLSVLICSVVSVAFAQMVKGRRVSMPALAGVGLLTSVALISVFLLPREIAMKVLGEVAPVAIVANVIAAVVVGRILELQRSHVGPQRLKEAPLGTTDTATGLLNRRVFDKLGPELAAAMNWAGQPYSMALIDIDAFDQVVEAHGHAAGEQTLRHVASVVQSAVRQTDMVASFGGQAIALVLPAYDAERALGLAERIQKAVAETPFHLDGIEIELTVSVGLHTPLPRKESFWIALGQADTALNRAKSTGRNRLEVAV